Proteins from a single region of Arctopsyche grandis isolate Sample6627 chromosome 1, ASM5162203v2, whole genome shotgun sequence:
- the LOC143919690 gene encoding anionic trypsin-2-like — protein sequence MFRFQMTSTWGFCIHIVVLLILNIIEIQCNVNDFKPHKSQANVGFSGNMQNDYSFQVSLQLRGSHVCSGALITMRHVLTAAHCVYEVKPSGYNDLLDPLQLEVVAGTWDKLNCNPRGQSRLAMEIIAHEGYSPDRESMDHDIAIVKVLEDFYVSAQVIPIALHEGNATGGEICHSSGWGVTHSHGLVSRYLSNVLLPLWTYKRCQIRYGSGLTDNMVCAGSGHKKGVCQGESGAPLICEGELVGVMSWGFGCISTTFPTIFTNLTQYAEWIEDNAFSSTNNLQYHMSISYLLVSYVLYYLYVSK from the exons aaattcaatgcaatgtaaacgattttaaaccaCACAAGAGTCAAGCCAATGTTGGCTTTTCGGGAAACATGCAAAATGATTATTCATTTCag GTATCTCTACAATTGCGAGGCAGTCACGTATGTAGTGGTGCTCTCATCACTATGAGACATGTTTTGACAGCTGCCCACTGTGTTTATGAAGTGAAACCCAGCgg CTATAACGATTTGCTGGATCCACTTCAACTGGAAGTGGTAGCTGGTACGTGGGACAAGTTGAATTGCAATCCCAGAGGACAATCGCGTTTAGCAATGGAAATAATTGCACATGAAGGGTATTCGCCTGATAGAGAATCAATGGACCATGACATAGCTATCGttaag gttctaGAAGACTTTTACGTCTCAGCTCAAGTAATACCCATAGCATTGCACGAAGGCAATGCGACCGGTGGGGAAATTTGTCACTCAAGTGGATGGGGTGTTACACATTCG CATGGGCTAGTTTCAAGATATTTGTCGAATGTTTTACTTCCACTGTGGACTTATAAAAGGTGCCAAATCCGATATGGAAGTGGTCTCACCGACAATATGGTCTGCGCCGGATCCGGACATAAAAAAGGAGTTTGCCAG GGGGAATCTGGTGCTCCGTTGATTTGTGAGGGTGAACTTGTCGGTGTGATGTCTTGGGGTTTCGGTTGTATATCGACAACGTTCCCCACAATCTTTACCAATTTAACACAATATGCAGAATGGATCGAAGACAATGCATTTTCATCGACAAATAATCTCCAATATCATATGTCCATTTCATATTTACTCGTTTCGTATGTGCTGTATTATTTGTACGTTTCTAAATAA